The genomic DNA GAAACTATGAAAATACTTGATAACTACGATTTAAAAATAACTGCAACTACTGTAAGAGTTCCAGTAAAAAATGGTCATAGTGAATCTATAAATGTTGAGTTTAACAATCCATTTGAGTTAGATGATTTAGTAAAAACACTTGAAGAAGCTCCAGGTGTTGTAGTAGTTGATAATCCTGCTAAAAACGAATATCCAACTGCTGTAGAATTTGATGATAGAGATGAAGTATTTGTTGGAAGAATAAGAAGAGATTTTAGTGTTGATAATGGTGTAAATCTTTGGGTTGTTGCTGATAATATAAGAAAAGGTGCTGCAACTAACGCAATTCAAATAGCTGAAATGGCTTTATCATACGATTTAGTATAATATACAAACTTGTATAAATATATAATTTTGTAAAATATTAATAGTAACTCAAAAACAAGCATTAGAAGTAACTGTAATATAAAACACAAAAATAAAAAAGAGGGGATTGATTTTATATGATATTTAAAGGTTCTGCTGTTGCTCTAGTTACACCATTTACAAAGGATAACAAAGTTGATTTTGACAAATTAGGTGAATTAGTTGAATACCAAATAGCTAATGGTACTGATGCTATAGTATCTTGTGGTACTACTGGTGAAGCTAATACTATGACTGATGAAGAACAACTTGCTACTATTAAGTATGTTGTTGAAAAAGTTAATAAAAGAGTTCCTGTTATAGCTGGAAGTGGTTCTAATGATACTATGCACTCAGTTAACTTAAGTCAAGAAGCTGAAAAATTAGGAGTAGATGCTCTATTAATAATAACACCTTATTACAATAAAGCTAATAAAGCTGGACTTAAGCGTCATTTTGAAACAATAGCTAACAGTGTTAAACTTCCAATTATACTTTACAATGTCCCTGGAAGAACTTGTGTAAATATAAGTCCTAGCCTTATAGTTGAACTTGCTAAAATTGATAACATAGTTGCTGTAAAAGAAGCTAGTGGAGACCTAGGACAGGTTGCAGAAATAGCTAGTTTAGTTCCAGATGACTTTGCTATCTACTCTGGTAATGATGATACTATACTTCCTTTATTATCTTTAGGAGGTCAAGGAGTTATATCAGTACTTGCTAATGTTTGCCCTCAAGAAACTCACGATTTGGTAGCTAAATTCTTTGAAGGCGATATTGAAGGTTCTAGAAAATTACAACTTGGTATGGATGCTCTAATCGCAGCTTTATTTATAGAAGTAAATCCTATACCAGTTAAGACTGCAATGAATTTATTGGGATTCAATGTTGGAGATTTAAGATTACCTCTAGCAGAAATGGACCCAGCAAATTTAGAAGTATTAAAGAAAGAATTAGTTAACTTTGGGCTAAAAGTTAATGCATAGTAAAGATTAATGCATGGTAAAAAGTAAGTTTGGTCAAAAGTTAGCCCTTAATCATAGGAGGAAATTATGTTAAAAGTTATAGCAACTGGTTATGATGGAAAAATGGGTAAGATTTTAGCCGATACTATAAGAGAAGATAATGAATTAGAATTGGTTTGTGTTGCAGCTAGAGGTCTGGATAGCTATGAAGGCGACCTTAAAATTTATGAAGATATGAGTACTATAGTTGAGGAAGCTGATGTAGTTATAGATTTTTCTCATCACTCTAATTTAGATAATATCTTATCTTACGTTTTAAAGACTAAAACACCTTTAGTAATTGCTACTACTGGATATAATGATGACGAAATGAACAAAATACGTGAAGCGGCTAAAGTTATTCCTGTATTCCAATCATATAATATGTCTCTTGGTGTAAATGTATTAGTAAAATTGGTTAAAGATGCAGCTAAATTACTAGAAGGATTTGATATAGAAATAATAGAAAAACATCACAACAGAAAAGTAGATGCCCCAAGTGGCACAGCTGTTATGATTGCTAACGCTATAAAAGAGGTTTTGCCAAACGTTGAAAATAATTATGGTAGATATGGTCGTAGTGCAAAAAGACAACCAAATGAAGTTGGTATTCATGCTATAAGAGGTGGAAATATTGTTGGCGAACATGATGCTCTATTTGCTGGAGACAATGAGGTTCTTACAATAAGCCATCAAGCTCAATCTCGTGGTATCTTTGCAAGTGGTTCTATAGCTGCTGCCAAATACTTAGTTAAGCAAAAACCAGGATTTTATAATATGGACAGCATGTTGGGATAATAGTATAAATATAATAATACACAATATAAATTAAACATATACAATATATATATAATAATATGCAATACAAATCAAACATATATAATAAATTTATTTAATACTATGTCTATACAATAAAAACTAACTAAAATAAAATATAAATAATAAGAAGTAAGTATATACTAAAATTGACAAATAAGTATATAATAAAAGAAATATAATGAAATACAAGGAGAATTAACAAATGGTAAATTTAAACGATGCTTATGAAATAGCAAGGTATATAAAAGAAGTTAAAAAGAAAACACCTGTTAAGGTATATGTAAATACTAACTCTTTACACTTCCAATCAACTGATAAATTTAAGGTATTTGGAAATAATGGTTCTTATATATTTGTAGGTGACTATGATGATATAATGGAAGTATTAGATAAACATGGAAATGATATAACAGATACTCATGTAGAATATGATAGAAGAAATTCTGCTATTCCTCTAAAAAATACTTTAAGTGAACATGCAAGAATTGAGCCAGGTGCAATAATAAGAGACATGGTTACTATAGAAAAAAATGCTGTTGTAATGATGGGAGCTGTTATAAATATAGGAGCTGTTATTGGTGAAGGTTCTATGGTAGATATGAATGCTGTTATTGGAGCTAGAGGAACTCTTGGTAAAAATGTTCACTTAGGTGCTGGTGCTGTTGTTGCTGGTGTTTTAGAGCCACCTTCTGCTACTCCTGTTATAGTTGAAGATGATGTTTTAATAGGAGCTAATGCAGTTATTCTTGAAGGTGTTAGAATCGGTAAAGGTGCTGTTGTTGCAGCTGGTGCTGTTGTAACTACTGATGTAGAAGCTGGTGCTGTTGTTGCTGGTTCTCCTGCTAAAGTTATAAAAATGAAAGATGAAAAAACGGCTGACAAAACTAAGCTTATGGAAGACCTTAGAAATTTAGACTAATTAAATAGTACTATACTATTAATTAAACAATAATATACTAATTTAAAAAATTAATTAAAAAGGTGTCTCTGTGTGAATTTAATTCACCAGAGGCACCCTCTTTTTTACAATATTTTTATCTTTTATTTATAATCATTTTATTTTTTTACAATTCTCTTATTCATTCTTATATCATTTTTATTTCTTGCTGACAAGTATTTTTATTTCCTTCAATTTTTCAATATATCAATGTAATAAACTATTAAACTTTTTATAATTTAATAAAGTGAAAACCATTAATCTTTCTATAATTTAATAAAATGAACTACTAAATTTTCTATATATCAATAGAATAAATTATTAAACTTTTTATAATTCAATAAAGCGAACCATTAATCTTTCTATAATTTAATAAAATGAACTACTAAATTTTCTATATATCAATAAAATAAACTATTAAACTTTTTATAATTTAATAAATAGAACTGCTGTTTACTACTGGTTGTGCATCTTTATTGCCACAAAGCACAACTAACAGATTACTTACCATAGCTGCTTTACGTTCTTCGTCCAAAGTCACAACATTATTTTCACTTAAATTAGTCAATGCCATCTCTACCATACTTACAGCCCCCTCAACAATCTTTTTACGTGCTGCTATTATAGCCTCTGCTTGTTGACGTTGTAACATTGCTGCTGCAATCTCTGGTGCATAAGAAAGATGAGTAATTCTCACTTCACACACTTCAATTCCTGCAATGTCAACCCTTGATTGTAATTCATCTTTTAATCTATCTGCTATTTCCTGACTACTACCACGAAGAGATTTTTCATCTCCATCTTCAGATACATCATATGGATAAAGTCTTGAAACATTGCGAATAGTAGAATCACACTGAATAGATAAGAATGTATTATAATTATCCACATTAAATACTGCCTTTGTTGCATCTATAACCTTCCAAATTACAACCACTCCTATTATAATTGGATTTCCCAATAAATCATTGACTTTCTGCTTTTCATTATTAAGAGTCATTGTTTTTAAAGATACTTTTTTGCCCCTTGAATTAGTTGATATATCTACCTTTTCATCAGATGAAGATTTCGATACATTAATTCTTGATACTGCTGGGTTTATTGCTGAACAAAATGGATTCACCCAATAGTACCCTTCTTTTTTTATAGTTCCATAATAGTTACCAAACAAAACTAGAACTATAGCTTCTTTAGGATTAATCATTCTTAGCCCAAAAAATAGGATAAAATCTACTACTATAAATACAAGTCCCAAAATTAACATAAGTGAACCTATTCCAGTAAATCCACTATCAAGTTTTACTATCCCAAAAACCATGATACCTATTGAAACTACTAAAAATAATAAAATCATTATCAAAGCTGCCACTCCATTGAATACTTTTGCGTCTTTCTCTTGATAAGTTTTTTCTTCTTTTAACATATCTATCACTCCCATCTCAGTATATTAAGTTAAGATATCTCTAATTTAATAATAACACTTTTAACAATTAAATTGTTGAATTTAAAATTAATACTATATGTTTATATATTTTTTATACATCTTTATGCATACATGTATTTAGTTATTTTAATGTATTAATATTGATTTCCAAATAAATCATATGATATATGAATATGGTATTTCAAAATTAACTTTTTAGTTCATGGGGCACTCTTTTTGGTATGAAGTCAAATATATTTTTATCATTTAAACAATGAAAAAGAAATTTATCTATATTTTGAAAAATCCACTTAAATTTTTTAATGTAAGATAAATTGTAAGCTTATTATCACTAATATTATTTTATATAAATTATATTAGTGATAAAATAAACTTATAGAAATATAACAAATTTTTATTAATTTCATAGGAGGAATTTATGTTGAAAGTTATAATTAGTGGCTATAATGGAACAATGGGAAGAGTTTTAGCAGAATGTGTAAAAAAAGATAATGAATTAGAGTTGGTTTGTGGTGTAGCTAGGTCTGCTGATGAAAAAGGTCATCATAGTGATACAAAGCTTTACAAAACAATGACTGATGTAACTGAAAAAACTGATGTCATAATAGACTTTTCACATCATGAGACTTTAGAGCCAATATTGTCATATGCTCTAAAAAATAATACACCTGTAGTATTAGCTACTACTGGATATGACGAAAATGACTTAAATAAAATAGAAGAAGCATCAAAAAACATTCCTATATTATTATCATCAAATACATCTCTTGGAGTAAATATATTAATAAAATTAGTTAAGGATGCTTCAAAGATGTTAGAAGGTTTTGATATTGAAATCATAGAAAAACATCACAATAGAAAAGAAGATGCCCCTAGTGGAACTGCTACTATGATAGCTAATGCAATTAGAGAAGTCTTGCCTGAAAGTGAAAATACACATGGTAGATATGGTAGAGATTGTAAAAGAAAACCAAATGAAATTGGAATACACTCTATAAGAGGTGGCAATATAATCAGCGACCATGATGTTATATTTGCAGGTGATAATGAAGTTCTTACATTAAGCCATCATTCTCAATCTGATGAAGTATTTGCAAACGGTTCTATAGTTGCAGCTAAATTTTTAATTGGTAAGCAATCTGGACTTTATAAAATGTCAGATATACTAGGATAAGTTTTGTACATAATAAATCTCAATCTATTTAGGTATTCATATTCATCAATTTGAATATCTAATTGATTGAGATTTCTATTCTAAAAGTTTATAAATTTTATGCTTACCTTTTAAATATAATCATTTTTCTTAAAGATTATCTTATTTATTGGTATATGGAATTATATTGTTTATTATTTTATAATCTCTTCATCATATAAACCTATTAAATATTATCCTATTTATTGGTATATGGAATCATATTGTTTATTATTTTATAATCTTTTCATCATATAAACCTATTAAATATTATCCTAATTTATTGGTATATGAAATCATATTGTTTATTATTTTATAGTCTTTTCATCATATAAACCTATTAAATATTATCCTATTTATTGGTATATGAAATCATATTGTTTATTATTTTATAGTCTTTTCATCATATAAACCTATTAAATATTATTCTATTTATTGGTATGTGGAATTATATTGTTTATTATTTTATAGTCTTTTCATCATATAAACTATTGTATTCTATAAACTGATACATATCCAGCTGCAGAAGTACCTGTCGTGCCTGAACCAAATGTAAAACTTAAAGTAACAGCTGCTGCTCTAGCATCAACTAAAAAGCTTAAACTTACACTTACATCTGATGAAGTAAGTGTATTTACTGCTTTTGCAATAAAGTTATTTTGAGCTACTCCATTAAAGTTAGTAGTAATTGACATAAATCCTGCAAGTGAAAGTGTGGCACGTATACCGAAAGATACATTGTATATCCCTCCAACTGCAAGATTTATAGTACTACTTGTTGGAAAAGTTATATTAGTTCCATTTATAAATGATGAATTAAATGTCACTAATGTATTATTCACTAAACTTGAAGAGGACACTGTAAATTGTGCATTGTTTGCTGCTAACACTCCTGTTGCTCCTGTCGCCCCTGTTGGACCTGTTGCTCCATTTGCTCCGGTTGCTCCGGTCGCCCCTGTTGCTCCTGTCGCTCCATTTGCTCCGGTTGGGCCTGTTGGTCCTATCGCTCCTGCTACTCCATTTGCTCCCGTTGCTCCTACTGCTCCGGTTGGGCCTGTTGCTCCATTTGCACCTGTTGCTCCTGTCGCTCCTGTTGCTCCTGCTACTCCATTTGCTCCGGTTGGACCGGTTGGACCTATTGGACCTGCTACTCCATTCGCTCCGGTTGCTCCTACTGCTCCCGTTGGGCCTGTTGCTCCATTTACACCTGTTGCTCCTGTCGCTCCTGTTGGACCTACTGCTCCATCTGCTCCCGTTGGGCCTGTTGCTCCTACTGCTCCGGTTGGACCTATTGCCCCAGCTACTCCTGTTGCTCCTGTCGCTCCTGTTGGACCTACCAAACCATTTGCTCCGGTTGCTCCCGTTGGGCCTGTTGGGCCTACCAAACCATTTGCTCCGGTTGCTCCCGTTGGGCCTGTTGGGCCTGTTGGACCTACCAAGCCATCTGGACCTGTTGCTCCTACTGCTCCTGTTGGACCTACCTCTCCATCTGCTCCTGTTGGACCTGTTGCTCCTATTGGGCCTGTTGCCCCAGTTGTTCCTGTTGCTCCAGTCGCTCCTATACTTCCTGTTGGACCTGTTGCTCCTGTATTTCCTGTTGGGCCTGTAGCACCTGTTACTCCATTTGCTCCGGTTGCTCCTGTATTTCCTGTTGGACCTGTTATTCCATTTGCTCCGGTTGCTCCGGTTGCTCCAGTTAGTCCGGTTGGACCTGTTGCTCCTGTTGCTCCTGTATTCCCTGTTGGTCCTGTTATTCCATTTGCTCCAGTCGCTCCTGTATTTCCTGTTGGTCCTGTAGAGCCTGTTATTCCATTTGCTCCGGTTGCTCCTTTGTTTCCTGTTGGTCCTGTTATTCCATTTGCTCCGGTTGCTCCTGTATTCCCTGTCGGACCTGTTATTCCATTCGCTCCAGTCGCTCCTGTATTTCCTGTTGGTCCTGTAGAACCTGTTGTTCCATTTGGTCCAGTCGCTCCCATATTTCCTGTTGGACCCGTTATTCCATTCGCTCCAGTTGCTCCCGTATTTCCTGTTGGTCCTGTTATTCCATTTGCTCCGGTCGCTCCGGTTGCACCTCTAGGCCCCGTCGGTCCTGTTGGACCAGTAGCACCTGTTGGCCCTGTTGGACCTACATCTTGATATAAACTTGGACCTGAAATATCACTCATATAATTAATCCTCCTTTTTTAAAGTTAGAGTAATACTCTATAAATATTGAGTATTACCCTATATAATTATATGAATCGACAATTTCTTATGTGATAATGTATCTATTTGCTTATATCAACATATATGCTTTGATTCTTGAATTTCATTACTTTTTTGTAAAATCTTTTACAATTATTAATACAATTAAAAAACTCATTTCCCATCAATTATTTAAAATTTTTTTATTATGTTATAAAAAATAGATAATTAAATTGCATAAAATTAATTTAATACTACTTTAATTACTTTTTAAATAAAAAAACCTCAACACGATTAATAAAAATCATATTAAGGCATCCACAAAATTATATAATTGCTTATCTATCTTCATCAGTAACATTGAATATATAAGGAACATTTCTATAATAATCACCAAAATCAAACCCATATCCAACCACAAACTTATCTTCTATTTCAAATCCACAATAATCTGGCACTAAATCGACTTTTCTTCTGCTTGGTTTATCCAAAAGAACACAGCATTTTAAACTAGCAGGATTTTTAGCTTTTAAATGTTTTAACACAAAATCCATAGTAAGTGCAGAATCAGTAATATCGTCTACAACCAAAACATCATATCCTGCTATATCAGTAGTCACATCTGAAACTACTTTAACCTTTCCAGTACTTTCTTCATTGTTTCCATAACTAGATGTAGTCATAAAATTAACTCTAAGTGGTAAGTTTATATTTCTAACTAAGTCTGCACAAAATATAAAGCTACCTTTTAATAGAGAAACTACCATAAGATTTTTATCTTTATAATCTTTTTCTATAATTGCTCCTAATTCCCTTAATTTATCTTTAATTTTTTCTTCTGAATACAATACTTCCCATTTTTTTGTTTCTATATCCATAAAAAGACCTCCAATTGTAATAATCCTTCTTAATTTTATAAGAGATTGCTCACTTTTTCAATACTCTTATTCAATATTAGTCAATATTATTGAGTTTTTATGTTCATTCAACAATTATTAACAATGTATCTTATATTTTAAGTAGTTCATATATCCACACTAAATTACATACTATATATTTTAGACAAAAAAAGAAAAAACTTGCACTAACAAGTTTTTTCTATTATACATAAATTTATACATAATCATATTTTATTAGAGGGTACTAATTAAATTTATTTATGCTATTTTTGTTATCCCTCATAATACAAAACATATTATAAAGTACTAGTCAACTTTATTCATATCATTCATTACATTTAAGATTATCTCATCTGTTATAGACATACCTTTGTCACTTACTCTACCTAAGTTTTGTATACTTTGCTCAACACTTGAACCAACTATACCATTTAGTGGTGGTACAAAACAATCTTGCTTAGCTATTATAGCACTTTGTATAGCTGCAGATGCTGCAGAAGATAATTTTAATGCACAACCAGCTTTCGCACCGTCACATATCATTCCACTTAAGTCAGCTATCATATTTTCTATAGCTCCTTCTATTTGCTTTTCAGTACCATTCATAAGCCAAGAGATACCAGCAGTTGCTCCAGTAGAAGCAGCAACACCACATCCACATACAGCAGATAATCTTCCTGTATAGTTCTTAATATAACCAGTTACTAGATGAGATATAGCTAAAGCTTTTGCTAGTCTTTCATCAGATTGTGGGAATTTTTTATTATAAGCAACGATTGGAAGAATTGCTGTTAATCCATGATTTCCACTTCCATTTGAACTCATAACAGGCATTTTTACCCCTGCCATTCTTGCATCCGAAGCTCCAGCAGTTAACATCATTGCATAATTTATAACATCATTACCTAAAAGACCTTCTTCTATAGACTTTTTAATTCCATATCCGACACCAATACCAGTTTTTTGTTTTAATCCATATTCAGCCATCTCTTCATTCATTTTTACTCCATCTAGTAAAAATTCTATATCTTTAAAATCAATTCCTTCTACATTTTTTATTAATTCTTGTATAGTTACTGTATCCATTAAACTTTCAGCTTTTTCTGCCACATCATTTGAAGCTGATACTTTTGGTTCATTGTCTAATAATACTTCTCCATCTTTTTCTAAGAACGTAAAATTATCATGTTTAGTTCTTATTCTCACTTTAGCAATATGATTTTTTCCTTTTAACACAACTTCTATAAATACTTTCTCTCTTGTATCAGCAGGTGTTATTGATAGTGGAGTATTATCCATATAATCCTCAGCTATTTTAACTTCCTCTTTTGTTAGAGTTTCTAACACACTTAATCCATTTTCAGAATGTCCACCTACTATACCTAGAGCTGCTGCAATTTTTAATCCTAATCTTTCAGTACCTGGTATACCTACGCACATACCATTTTTATAGATACTAGGACTAACTAACATACGATTTTCAACTATTTCTTCTCCTAATAATTCCTTTGCCTTTGCACATGCTAGAGCTAAGGCTACTGGTTCAGTACACCCTACTGCTGGTTTAACTTCTGCCTTTAACATTTCCACTAATTCTTTTCTTATATCTCTCATTATATATAAACCTCCCAATTAAGTTTAGATTTAGTACTCAAATAATTAATTAAATAATTTCTTATCTATATTTATAGCAAAATACATGCCATATTTTTTATATCTTTTTATATTTTTAGTCTTATATTCTATAACCATTGGTATGACTGCTTCTATTTATGTATTTTTTTTATTTACATAGAGTATTTATATTCTTTA from Clostridioides difficile ATCC 9689 = DSM 1296 includes the following:
- the dapD gene encoding 2,3,4,5-tetrahydropyridine-2,6-dicarboxylate N-acetyltransferase — translated: MVNLNDAYEIARYIKEVKKKTPVKVYVNTNSLHFQSTDKFKVFGNNGSYIFVGDYDDIMEVLDKHGNDITDTHVEYDRRNSAIPLKNTLSEHARIEPGAIIRDMVTIEKNAVVMMGAVINIGAVIGEGSMVDMNAVIGARGTLGKNVHLGAGAVVAGVLEPPSATPVIVEDDVLIGANAVILEGVRIGKGAVVAAGAVVTTDVEAGAVVAGSPAKVIKMKDEKTADKTKLMEDLRNLD
- a CDS encoding SPFH domain-containing protein, which produces MLKEEKTYQEKDAKVFNGVAALIMILLFLVVSIGIMVFGIVKLDSGFTGIGSLMLILGLVFIVVDFILFFGLRMINPKEAIVLVLFGNYYGTIKKEGYYWVNPFCSAINPAVSRINVSKSSSDEKVDISTNSRGKKVSLKTMTLNNEKQKVNDLLGNPIIIGVVVIWKVIDATKAVFNVDNYNTFLSIQCDSTIRNVSRLYPYDVSEDGDEKSLRGSSQEIADRLKDELQSRVDIAGIEVCEVRITHLSYAPEIAAAMLQRQQAEAIIAARKKIVEGAVSMVEMALTNLSENNVVTLDEERKAAMVSNLLVVLCGNKDAQPVVNSSSIY
- the bclA2 gene encoding collagen-like exosporium glycoprotein BclA2, producing MSDISGPSLYQDVGPTGPTGATGPTGPTGPRGATGATGANGITGPTGNTGATGANGITGPTGNMGATGPNGTTGSTGPTGNTGATGANGITGPTGNTGATGANGITGPTGNKGATGANGITGSTGPTGNTGATGANGITGPTGNTGATGATGPTGLTGATGATGANGITGPTGNTGATGANGVTGATGPTGNTGATGPTGSIGATGATGTTGATGPIGATGPTGADGEVGPTGAVGATGPDGLVGPTGPTGPTGATGANGLVGPTGPTGATGANGLVGPTGATGATGVAGAIGPTGAVGATGPTGADGAVGPTGATGATGVNGATGPTGAVGATGANGVAGPIGPTGPTGANGVAGATGATGATGANGATGPTGAVGATGANGVAGAIGPTGPTGANGATGATGATGATGANGATGPTGATGATGVLAANNAQFTVSSSSLVNNTLVTFNSSFINGTNITFPTSSTINLAVGGIYNVSFGIRATLSLAGFMSITTNFNGVAQNNFIAKAVNTLTSSDVSVSLSFLVDARAAAVTLSFTFGSGTTGTSAAGYVSVYRIQ
- the dapB gene encoding 4-hydroxy-tetrahydrodipicolinate reductase; the encoded protein is MLKVIATGYDGKMGKILADTIREDNELELVCVAARGLDSYEGDLKIYEDMSTIVEEADVVIDFSHHSNLDNILSYVLKTKTPLVIATTGYNDDEMNKIREAAKVIPVFQSYNMSLGVNVLVKLVKDAAKLLEGFDIEIIEKHHNRKVDAPSGTAVMIANAIKEVLPNVENNYGRYGRSAKRQPNEVGIHAIRGGNIVGEHDALFAGDNEVLTISHQAQSRGIFASGSIAAAKYLVKQKPGFYNMDSMLG
- the hpt gene encoding hypoxanthine phosphoribosyltransferase, translating into MDIETKKWEVLYSEEKIKDKLRELGAIIEKDYKDKNLMVVSLLKGSFIFCADLVRNINLPLRVNFMTTSSYGNNEESTGKVKVVSDVTTDIAGYDVLVVDDITDSALTMDFVLKHLKAKNPASLKCCVLLDKPSRRKVDLVPDYCGFEIEDKFVVGYGFDFGDYYRNVPYIFNVTDEDR
- the dapA gene encoding 4-hydroxy-tetrahydrodipicolinate synthase → MIFKGSAVALVTPFTKDNKVDFDKLGELVEYQIANGTDAIVSCGTTGEANTMTDEEQLATIKYVVEKVNKRVPVIAGSGSNDTMHSVNLSQEAEKLGVDALLIITPYYNKANKAGLKRHFETIANSVKLPIILYNVPGRTCVNISPSLIVELAKIDNIVAVKEASGDLGQVAEIASLVPDDFAIYSGNDDTILPLLSLGGQGVISVLANVCPQETHDLVAKFFEGDIEGSRKLQLGMDALIAALFIEVNPIPVKTAMNLLGFNVGDLRLPLAEMDPANLEVLKKELVNFGLKVNA
- a CDS encoding serine dehydratase subunit alpha family protein; translated protein: MRDIRKELVEMLKAEVKPAVGCTEPVALALACAKAKELLGEEIVENRMLVSPSIYKNGMCVGIPGTERLGLKIAAALGIVGGHSENGLSVLETLTKEEVKIAEDYMDNTPLSITPADTREKVFIEVVLKGKNHIAKVRIRTKHDNFTFLEKDGEVLLDNEPKVSASNDVAEKAESLMDTVTIQELIKNVEGIDFKDIEFLLDGVKMNEEMAEYGLKQKTGIGVGYGIKKSIEEGLLGNDVINYAMMLTAGASDARMAGVKMPVMSSNGSGNHGLTAILPIVAYNKKFPQSDERLAKALAISHLVTGYIKNYTGRLSAVCGCGVAASTGATAGISWLMNGTEKQIEGAIENMIADLSGMICDGAKAGCALKLSSAASAAIQSAIIAKQDCFVPPLNGIVGSSVEQSIQNLGRVSDKGMSITDEIILNVMNDMNKVD
- the dapB gene encoding 4-hydroxy-tetrahydrodipicolinate reductase, producing the protein MLKVIISGYNGTMGRVLAECVKKDNELELVCGVARSADEKGHHSDTKLYKTMTDVTEKTDVIIDFSHHETLEPILSYALKNNTPVVLATTGYDENDLNKIEEASKNIPILLSSNTSLGVNILIKLVKDASKMLEGFDIEIIEKHHNRKEDAPSGTATMIANAIREVLPESENTHGRYGRDCKRKPNEIGIHSIRGGNIISDHDVIFAGDNEVLTLSHHSQSDEVFANGSIVAAKFLIGKQSGLYKMSDILG